The Helicobacter sp. MIT 99-5507 genome includes a region encoding these proteins:
- a CDS encoding isoprenylcysteine carboxylmethyltransferase family protein has translation MRLVDSFKRDGDFLFRYRSYLPLFIIPFFIFTLFVYGSPLYQEYDMGGEYNNTLIIFALFVGLLGQLIRILVAGFVPKGTSGRNTKAQIASVLNTKGLYSTCRNPLYLGNFLMMLSPIILVGNYLLILSFILAFWLYYERIIYSEEAFLSDKFKEQYINWANKTPCFIPSFKNYQKSDMEFSFKSMLKREYHSLFGLASSLFIVHYIIIAVISKMQMLVPNFIISAFFVISLVIYLICLFLSKKTNVLFAENR, from the coding sequence ATGCGTCTTGTCGATAGTTTTAAAAGAGATGGTGATTTTTTATTTAGATATAGAAGCTATCTACCGCTATTTATAATCCCATTTTTTATATTTACTTTGTTTGTTTATGGTTCTCCATTGTATCAAGAATATGATATGGGCGGTGAATATAATAATACTTTAATCATCTTTGCATTATTTGTTGGATTATTAGGACAATTAATTAGAATCTTGGTTGCTGGTTTTGTCCCAAAAGGCACTTCAGGAAGAAATACAAAAGCACAAATTGCTTCTGTGTTGAATACAAAAGGATTGTATTCAACTTGTAGAAATCCACTTTATCTTGGAAATTTTTTGATGATGTTAAGTCCTATTATTTTAGTAGGCAACTATCTATTGATTTTATCTTTTATACTAGCATTTTGGCTTTATTATGAGAGGATTATTTATAGTGAAGAGGCATTTTTGAGCGATAAATTTAAAGAGCAATATATAAATTGGGCAAATAAAACACCTTGCTTTATACCATCATTTAAAAATTACCAAAAAAGTGATATGGAATTTTCATTTAAATCTATGCTTAAACGCGAATATCATTCATTATTTGGACTTGCTTCATCATTGTTTATCGTGCATTATATTATCATTGCTGTTATTTCTAAAATGCAGATGCTAGTTCCTAATTTTATAATTAGTGCGTTTTTTGTAATTTCATTAGTTATTTATCTTATTTGTTTATTTTTGAGCAAAAAGACAAATGTATTATTTGCAGAAAATAGATAA
- a CDS encoding glucose-6-phosphate isomerase: MLKFRQNFTKLENYIKKESIEALYNVMCKERDSKISGFFNLPYENKAIIDSKKYIKENTKILSNIENLIIIGIGGSSLGLKAIDSMLSHLPYRKNINLKFLEHTDPIKIEKSLKKVKLESSLFIVISKSGTTIETSSLMKYVLDRYNLLKNSKNKQHLCFITDKNSPLHNFGKYQNIQTLTINKNIGGRYSVLSTIGILPLMILGYDVQSLLLGAKKFSKRFFNFKEKHLLKKAIFLSNNRDKFNINILFSYSSVFKDFNAWYVQLWGESLGKLNSFGKKTGLTPIALIGSIDQHSFLQLIVQGVMDKTVTFLSLEQKSYINPKIPDLKLKFLDSCNFVNGKSFALLLQQQQISTMEAIQKEGIPTDHIEIKKLNEKCVGELVIYYELLTSCVGKILDINAYDQPGVELGKKILITKFNK; this comes from the coding sequence ATGTTGAAGTTTAGACAAAATTTTACAAAATTAGAAAACTATATAAAAAAAGAATCTATTGAAGCTTTATATAATGTCATGTGCAAAGAAAGAGATTCTAAGATTAGTGGCTTTTTTAACCTACCTTATGAAAATAAAGCCATAATAGATTCTAAAAAGTATATAAAAGAAAATACCAAAATATTATCAAATATAGAAAATCTAATCATAATTGGCATAGGTGGAAGCTCTCTTGGACTAAAAGCGATAGATTCTATGCTTTCTCATTTACCATATAGAAAAAATATAAATCTAAAGTTTTTAGAACACACTGACCCTATAAAAATAGAAAAATCACTAAAAAAAGTAAAACTAGAATCTTCTTTATTTATCGTGATTTCAAAATCAGGGACTACAATAGAGACTTCTTCGCTTATGAAATATGTATTAGATAGATATAATCTTTTAAAAAATTCAAAAAACAAGCAACATCTATGTTTTATAACAGATAAAAATTCACCACTTCATAACTTTGGAAAATATCAAAATATCCAAACACTAACAATAAACAAAAATATAGGCGGTAGATATTCTGTGCTAAGCACTATTGGGATATTGCCTCTTATGATACTTGGATATGATGTGCAATCCCTTCTACTTGGGGCAAAAAAATTCTCTAAAAGATTTTTTAATTTTAAAGAAAAACATCTTTTAAAAAAAGCAATTTTTTTAAGCAATAATAGAGATAAATTTAATATCAATATACTTTTTTCATACTCTAGCGTATTTAAAGATTTTAATGCATGGTATGTCCAGCTTTGGGGAGAGAGCTTAGGTAAGCTAAATAGTTTTGGAAAAAAGACAGGACTTACACCAATAGCACTCATTGGTAGTATTGATCAGCATAGCTTTTTGCAGCTAATAGTCCAAGGCGTGATGGATAAAACTGTTACATTTTTGAGTTTAGAACAAAAAAGCTATATAAATCCAAAGATTCCAGATTTGAAATTAAAATTTTTAGATTCTTGTAATTTTGTAAATGGAAAGAGTTTTGCCCTATTATTGCAACAACAACAAATCTCTACAATGGAAGCAATCCAAAAAGAAGGAATCCCAACAGACCATATAGAAATAAAAAAGCTAAATGAAAAATGCGTAGGCGAGCTAGTCATCTATTATGAGCTTTTGACATCTTGTGTAGGAAAGATTCTGGATATAAATGCCTATGATCAGCCCGGTGTAGAGCTTGGTAAAAAGATATTAATAACAAAATTTAATAAATAA
- a CDS encoding HU family DNA-binding protein — MNKADFIDVVKKVGGYETKKEAERAISAFSSAVKSVLLKKDTVELVGFGKFETAVQKAKTGKIPGSTKTYKTNDKMVPKFKPGKDLKDEVAKMKVTKK, encoded by the coding sequence ATGAACAAAGCAGATTTTATTGATGTTGTAAAAAAAGTAGGTGGTTATGAGACTAAAAAAGAGGCAGAAAGAGCAATATCAGCATTTTCTAGTGCTGTAAAAAGCGTCTTATTAAAAAAAGATACTGTTGAATTAGTAGGTTTTGGTAAATTTGAAACTGCAGTTCAAAAAGCAAAAACTGGTAAGATTCCAGGAAGCACAAAAACTTATAAAACTAATGACAAAATGGTTCCTAAATTTAAGCCAGGTAAAGATCTAAAAGATGAAGTTGCTAAAATGAAAGTAACAAAAAAATAA
- the gap gene encoding type I glyceraldehyde-3-phosphate dehydrogenase, whose translation MFAINGTGRIGICTARIIGQRNDIELKVINTTATIDTLVHLLKYDSVHIDFSGNSIDGSFDVKKIDENTISIGNSKNVKIISNRNINELDFSKYGAKCVIECTGKFNSLEASQSHIKDDIKKVIISAPADNVPMYVYSVNHDKYKGESIISNASCTTNCLAPIVKILHNKFGIESGLMTTIHSFTNDQNVLDVKHKDIRRARAASLNMIPTSTGAAKAIGKVIPELSGKLNGIAVRVPTPDVSLVDLNVRLLNKASIESINQAFIEAQNGEMKNIILNDLDKRVSSDFISSPYSAIIIPDKTIVIDEINAKILAWYDNEVGYSNRLVDLSIYVMNN comes from the coding sequence ATGTTTGCAATCAATGGAACAGGAAGAATTGGAATCTGCACTGCTAGAATCATAGGGCAGAGAAATGATATAGAATTAAAAGTGATAAATACAACAGCAACTATTGATACATTAGTTCATTTATTAAAATATGATTCTGTGCATATAGATTTTAGCGGGAATAGCATAGATGGAAGCTTTGATGTAAAAAAAATAGATGAAAATACAATATCTATTGGAAATAGCAAAAATGTAAAAATAATTAGCAATAGAAATATAAATGAATTAGATTTTTCAAAATATGGAGCAAAATGCGTTATAGAATGCACAGGAAAATTTAATTCACTTGAAGCCTCGCAATCTCATATAAAAGATGACATAAAAAAAGTAATTATCTCTGCACCAGCCGATAATGTCCCTATGTATGTATATAGCGTCAATCATGATAAATATAAAGGCGAATCTATCATCTCAAATGCTTCTTGCACTACAAATTGCCTAGCACCTATAGTAAAAATACTACATAATAAATTTGGAATAGAATCTGGATTAATGACTACAATACATAGCTTTACAAATGATCAAAATGTTTTAGATGTAAAACACAAAGATATAAGAAGAGCAAGAGCAGCAAGCCTAAATATGATACCAACTAGCACAGGTGCAGCAAAAGCCATAGGCAAAGTCATCCCTGAACTAAGTGGCAAACTAAATGGCATTGCTGTGCGTGTGCCAACTCCTGATGTAAGCTTGGTTGATTTAAATGTGAGATTGCTAAATAAAGCAAGTATAGAATCTATTAATCAAGCTTTTATAGAAGCACAAAATGGAGAGATGAAAAATATCATTTTAAATGATTTGGATAAAAGAGTATCAAGTGATTTTATAAGTTCGCCTTATAGTGCTATTATCATTCCTGATAAAACAATCGTAATTGATGAAATAAATGCAAAGATTCTAGCTTGGTATGATAATGAAGTAGGATATAGCAATAGATTGGTTGATTTAAGTATATATGTGATGAATAATTAG